A part of Salvelinus alpinus chromosome 23, SLU_Salpinus.1, whole genome shotgun sequence genomic DNA contains:
- the LOC139550412 gene encoding zona pellucida sperm-binding protein 3-like, producing the protein MSLLWQCAIVLAVVAASAANEDFNVDCEKHSIKVTWKVSPELVENAARLFLGHCVPSTFSVLPTGEGMATFHYNLNGCAIKKRVTGKKHIYSTNLTYRPNRKPKPAAISHHIKCVYIRPEGWIPPFLIPAYGSAEGHGGLVFHMALLNEDLTGLAKTSLFPLGSFIPIWAAVDQKDHQPLLLLLEECVAATTPELHSASLVYPIITNKGCLADGKTGNSRFLPRYHSSAILLYLQSFKFALGEEVYIHCKLVAWDPEVFDIEKKACHYIKETGEWELLDDPSQSDLCKCCDSSCKPRLKRGVDSEPQGLVQNSVLGPLTIVENSETQIPSEFVKYPTVEQGMAVFSVSTAI; encoded by the exons ATGTCTCTCCTTTGGCAATGTGCAATTGTTttggctgttgtagcagcaagcGCTGCCAATGAAG ATTTTAATGTGGATTGTGAGAAACACTCCATTAAAGTGACATGGAAGGTCAGTCCAGAGTTGGTTGAAAATGCTGCCCGTCttttccttggacactgtgttcCGTCCACATTTTCTGTTCTTCCCACGGGAGAAGGGATGGCGACATTCCACTACAACCTCAATGGCTGTGCCATCAAGAAACGG GTGACTGGCAAAAAACACATCTATTCAACCAACCTGACTTACAGACCTAACCGAAAGCCCAAACCTGCTGCTATTAGTCACCATATTAAGTGTGTTTACATAAG ACCTGAGGGATGGATTCCCCCATTCCTTATCCCTGCCTATGGTAGTGCTGAGGGTCATGGAGGATTGGTTTTCCACATGGCACTCCTCAATG AAGACCTTACTGGTCTGGCTAAGACCAGCCTGTTTCCCCTGGGCTCTTTCATCCCCATCTGGGCAGCAGTGGATCAGAAGGACCATCAGCCCTTGCTGCTGCTCTTGGAGGAGTGTGTGGCGGCCACAACACCAGAACTGCACTCTGCGAGCCTGGTGTACCCCATCATCACCAACAAGGG TTGCCTTGCAGATGGGAAGACTGGGAACTCCAGGTTCCTGCCTAGGTACCACTCGTCTGCTATTCTGCTTTACCTGCAGTCCTTCAAGTTTGCCCTAGGCGAGGAA GTGTATATTCATTGTAAGCTTGTTGCATGGGACCCTGAGGTTTTTGATATAGAAAAGAAGGCCTGCCACTACATTAAAGAGACTGGAGA ATGGGAGCTGCTGGACGACCCGTCTCAAAGTGACCTCTGCAAGTGCTGTGACTCGAGTTGCAAGCCTCGGTTGAAGAGGGGTGTGGATTCAG AACCCCAGGGCCTGGTTCAAAACTCTGTTCTTGGACCGCTCACAATAGTGGAAAACTCTGAAACCCAGATCCCCAGTGAATTTGTAAAATATCCTACTGTAGAACAAG GGATGGCTGTCTTTTCTGTCTCCACAGCCATCTAA